The Streptomyces camelliae genome window below encodes:
- a CDS encoding DEAD/DEAH box helicase, with translation MGRRERETVARATGLYEAARSLADDHARAVEAVRAALRPIEDAAVERALDAIPVARLQDATGGRLRLSEVDHSGLHTVRQVLDAGSYRLRQVPGVAGRTADQIVAAARQLADAVRDTVAVHIDVDRPEPRTTALVMALHVLVEAGPDARRAVGAAAVLAERLAPLLADARPAAGRLSMLVAGPDKKARVLTAVEEIRTVVSEAEQAGTPEALAQASVDLLRGPSTELAVRVDFELRSAEYYGLLAEISGRAPDTAAAEGFLPDGIAERVRGQRFDDSGLRVSLRGYQAFGARFALAQRRVILGDEMGLGKTIQALAALAHLAAEGQSHFVVVCPASVLVNWTRETEARTSLNVTPLRGPDRRRAFADWKERGGVAVTTFEALRGFPVPVRGGIGMLVVDEAHCVKNPQALRSQAVARWARRCERVLFMTGTPMENRVAEFRNLVHMLDKTVATRIGDHAGLPGSVAFRKTVAPVYLRRNQVDVLAELPALQQTDEWEEPSPADEEAYREAVRSGNFMAMRRAAYARPEQSAKLVRLREIVHEARENGLKVVVFSAFRDVLDVVREALAAGTRSGGGPVIGPLTGNVPPERRQLLVDEFAAVSGPAVLLAQIQAAGLGLNLQAASVVIICEPQLKPTVEQQAVARAHRMGQVRPVRVHRLLAPGGVDEQMVRMLERKARLFDAYARRSALAEATPEAVDVSDTELARRIVAEEQIRLGCGTGHVDGEPEATMAGLRGTDTGEAADGRPAPS, from the coding sequence ATGGGGCGCAGGGAGCGGGAGACGGTCGCGCGGGCGACCGGACTGTACGAGGCGGCGCGGTCGTTGGCCGACGACCACGCCAGGGCCGTCGAGGCGGTGCGCGCGGCGCTGCGGCCGATCGAGGACGCCGCGGTGGAGCGGGCGCTCGACGCGATCCCCGTGGCACGGCTGCAGGACGCCACAGGCGGCCGGCTGCGGCTGAGCGAAGTCGACCACAGCGGGCTGCACACGGTCCGGCAGGTGCTCGACGCCGGTTCCTACCGCTTGCGACAGGTACCCGGAGTGGCGGGGCGGACCGCGGACCAGATCGTCGCGGCCGCACGGCAACTCGCCGACGCCGTACGGGACACCGTGGCCGTACACATCGACGTCGACCGGCCGGAACCGCGGACGACCGCGCTCGTCATGGCGCTGCACGTGCTCGTGGAGGCGGGCCCGGACGCGCGGCGCGCGGTCGGCGCGGCTGCCGTGCTGGCCGAGCGGCTCGCACCGCTGCTCGCCGACGCCCGGCCCGCCGCCGGGCGGCTGAGCATGCTGGTGGCCGGGCCGGACAAGAAGGCCCGCGTACTGACCGCCGTCGAGGAGATCCGTACGGTCGTCTCCGAGGCCGAGCAGGCCGGCACTCCCGAGGCGCTCGCGCAGGCGTCCGTGGACCTGCTGCGGGGACCGTCGACGGAACTCGCGGTCCGGGTGGACTTCGAACTGCGCTCCGCCGAGTACTACGGCCTCCTCGCGGAGATCTCCGGCCGCGCTCCGGACACGGCCGCCGCCGAGGGATTCCTGCCCGACGGCATCGCCGAGCGGGTGCGCGGCCAGCGGTTCGACGACTCGGGGCTGCGGGTGTCGCTGCGCGGCTACCAGGCGTTCGGCGCCCGCTTCGCCCTGGCGCAGCGGCGGGTGATCCTCGGCGACGAGATGGGGCTCGGGAAGACGATCCAGGCACTGGCCGCGCTGGCCCATCTGGCCGCCGAGGGGCAGAGCCACTTCGTGGTCGTCTGTCCGGCGAGCGTCCTGGTGAACTGGACGCGGGAGACCGAGGCGCGCACCTCGCTGAACGTCACGCCGTTGCGGGGGCCGGACCGGCGCCGGGCGTTCGCCGACTGGAAGGAACGGGGCGGCGTCGCCGTGACGACCTTCGAGGCCCTGCGCGGATTCCCGGTCCCGGTCCGGGGCGGGATCGGCATGCTCGTCGTCGACGAGGCACACTGCGTGAAGAACCCCCAGGCCCTGCGCTCCCAGGCCGTCGCCCGATGGGCGAGGCGCTGCGAACGCGTCCTCTTCATGACGGGCACGCCGATGGAGAACCGGGTCGCCGAGTTCCGCAACCTGGTCCACATGCTCGACAAGACCGTGGCGACGCGCATCGGCGACCATGCGGGACTGCCCGGCTCCGTGGCGTTCCGGAAGACGGTCGCCCCGGTCTACCTGCGCCGCAATCAGGTGGACGTGCTCGCCGAACTCCCCGCGCTGCAGCAGACGGACGAGTGGGAGGAGCCGAGCCCCGCGGACGAGGAGGCGTACCGCGAGGCGGTGCGATCCGGCAACTTCATGGCGATGCGCAGGGCCGCGTACGCCCGTCCCGAGCAGTCCGCCAAGCTCGTCCGGCTCCGCGAGATCGTGCACGAGGCACGGGAGAACGGGCTGAAGGTGGTGGTGTTCTCCGCCTTCCGGGACGTCCTGGACGTGGTGCGGGAGGCGCTCGCCGCCGGGACGCGCTCCGGCGGCGGCCCCGTGATCGGCCCGCTCACCGGGAACGTCCCGCCCGAGCGGCGCCAGCTGCTCGTCGACGAGTTCGCGGCCGTGTCCGGCCCGGCGGTGCTGCTGGCACAGATCCAGGCGGCGGGCCTCGGGCTCAACCTCCAGGCGGCCTCTGTCGTGATCATCTGCGAGCCTCAGCTCAAGCCGACCGTCGAGCAGCAGGCGGTGGCCCGGGCCCACCGCATGGGCCAGGTACGGCCGGTCCGGGTGCACCGCCTCCTGGCTCCCGGCGGCGTGGACGAGCAGATGGTGAGGATGCTGGAGAGGAAGGCCCGGCTGTTCGACGCCTACGCCCGCCGCAGCGCGCTGGCGGAGGCGACCCCGGAGGCCGTCGACGTGTCGGACACGGAGCTGGCACGGCGGATCGTGGCGGAGGAACAGATCCGCCTGGGCTGCGGAACCGGCCACGTCGACGGCGAGCCGGAGGCCACCATGGCGGGGCTCCGCGGTACCGACACGGGCGAAGCGGCCGACGGCCGCCCCGCTCCGTCGTAA
- a CDS encoding pectate lyase: protein MTSRVRAHTRTGTGRALTGGLAALGLTLGMIMASGASAHAATWPTANGSQAVTKTIPLSGTKDYGMKRLYGSGDLGTSGQSENQKPILDLAPGTVLKNVIIGAPAADGIHCEGSCTLQNVWWEDVGEDAATFKGSSPSNVYTVSGGGAKEAGDKVFQFNGAGTLNVSNFAVRNFGKLVRSCGNCKTQYKRTINLSDIEATYKGLAIVGINTNYGDSATLKRITIVGDSGKKIVPCQKYIGNNTGKEPTTNGSGPDGTWCKYSGSDITYK, encoded by the coding sequence ATGACCTCACGAGTACGAGCACACACCCGCACCGGGACCGGGCGCGCACTGACGGGCGGGCTCGCCGCCCTGGGACTCACGCTTGGCATGATCATGGCTAGCGGAGCCTCCGCTCACGCGGCCACCTGGCCCACCGCCAACGGGAGCCAGGCGGTCACCAAGACCATCCCGCTGTCCGGCACCAAGGACTACGGGATGAAGCGCCTGTACGGCAGCGGGGACCTGGGCACGAGCGGCCAGAGCGAGAACCAGAAGCCGATCCTGGACCTCGCCCCCGGCACGGTCCTGAAGAACGTCATCATCGGCGCTCCGGCCGCGGACGGCATCCACTGCGAGGGCAGTTGCACCCTGCAGAACGTCTGGTGGGAGGACGTCGGCGAGGACGCGGCGACGTTCAAGGGCTCCTCGCCGTCCAACGTGTACACCGTCTCGGGCGGTGGCGCGAAGGAGGCCGGCGACAAGGTGTTCCAGTTCAACGGCGCCGGCACGCTCAACGTGTCGAACTTCGCGGTGCGGAACTTCGGCAAGCTGGTCCGCAGTTGCGGCAACTGCAAGACGCAGTACAAGCGCACGATCAACCTCAGCGACATCGAGGCGACGTACAAGGGCCTCGCGATCGTCGGCATCAACACCAACTACGGCGACAGTGCGACTCTGAAGAGGATCACCATCGTCGGGGACTCCGGCAAGAAGATCGTCCCGTGCCAGAAGTACATCGGCAACAACACGGGCAAGGAGCCGACCACCAACGGCTCGGGCCCGGACGGGACTTGGTGCAAGTACTCCGGCTCGGACATCACCTACAAGTAA
- a CDS encoding SGNH/GDSL hydrolase family protein: protein MTAVKQPTRKQPARAPFATVLSVCVLVLTLIVTGSAVRALLDSPGPSPAEGSPGTAGHWVDTWTGMPQLTEPGNLPPAPYTGEKSVLVDTTLRQTVRVTAGGHRIRLRFSNAYGDTPLPLTAVTVALPQGGKAGVSGVEPGSLRRVTFAGRDATTVPVGAQVVSDDLDFDLRAGSELTVTAYTASGQPSLALTSHPGSRTTSYLVHGDHTGDQDLTGATAVDHWYLLSDVEILAPARTRAVAVVGDSLTDGRGSTTNGNDRWPDQFFDRLRSRPDTSDIAVLNQAAGGNRVLNDGLGPNVLARLDRDVLSRSGVSWLILFEGVNDIGTAAATPEAQRAVTDDLIAGYQQVVVRAHALGIRVYGATITPFAGNPYDDGAGVREASRQRVNAWIRTPGHFDALIDFDKAVRDPSAPERLLPALQVGDGLHLNPEGYRVLASAVPEGLFRNRG, encoded by the coding sequence ATGACCGCCGTGAAGCAGCCCACCAGGAAGCAGCCCGCCAGAGCGCCCTTCGCCACCGTGCTGAGTGTCTGTGTCCTCGTGCTGACCCTGATCGTGACGGGATCGGCGGTCAGGGCACTGCTGGACAGCCCCGGCCCGTCCCCGGCCGAGGGCAGTCCGGGCACCGCCGGCCACTGGGTCGACACGTGGACCGGCATGCCCCAGCTGACCGAGCCCGGCAACCTGCCGCCCGCGCCGTACACCGGTGAGAAGTCCGTGCTGGTGGACACCACGCTCCGGCAGACCGTCCGGGTCACCGCCGGCGGCCACCGCATCCGGCTGCGCTTCTCCAACGCCTACGGCGACACCCCGCTGCCGCTGACCGCCGTGACGGTCGCCCTGCCCCAGGGCGGGAAGGCCGGGGTCAGCGGAGTCGAACCGGGCAGCCTCAGGCGGGTCACCTTCGCGGGCCGGGACGCCACGACCGTGCCGGTCGGGGCCCAAGTGGTCTCCGACGACCTCGACTTCGACCTGCGCGCCGGATCCGAGCTGACGGTCACGGCGTACACCGCGAGCGGCCAGCCGTCGCTGGCGCTCACCTCGCACCCCGGCTCGCGGACCACCTCGTACCTCGTGCACGGCGACCACACGGGCGACCAGGACCTGACCGGCGCGACCGCCGTCGACCACTGGTACCTGCTCAGCGACGTCGAGATACTGGCGCCCGCGCGCACCCGGGCGGTGGCCGTCGTGGGCGACTCGCTCACCGACGGGCGCGGCTCCACGACCAACGGCAACGACCGCTGGCCGGACCAGTTCTTCGACCGCCTCCGAAGCCGGCCGGACACCTCGGACATCGCGGTCCTCAACCAGGCCGCCGGCGGCAACCGCGTCCTCAACGACGGGCTCGGCCCCAACGTCCTCGCCCGCCTCGACCGTGACGTCCTGTCCCGCAGCGGGGTCTCCTGGCTGATCCTCTTCGAGGGCGTCAACGACATCGGCACCGCCGCCGCCACCCCCGAGGCGCAGCGCGCCGTCACCGACGACCTGATCGCCGGGTACCAGCAGGTCGTCGTCCGCGCCCACGCCCTGGGCATCCGGGTCTACGGCGCGACGATCACGCCGTTCGCGGGCAATCCGTACGACGACGGGGCGGGCGTGCGCGAGGCCTCCCGGCAGCGGGTGAACGCCTGGATCCGCACCCCCGGCCACTTCGACGCGCTGATCGACTTCGACAAGGCGGTGCGCGACCCCTCGGCGCCGGAACGGCTGCTGCCCGCCCTCCAGGTCGGCGACGGGCTGCACCTCAACCCCGAGGGCTACCGGGTCCTCGCCTCGGCGGTGCCCGAGGGACTGTTCCGGAACAGGGGATAA
- a CDS encoding HAD-IC family P-type ATPase, with amino-acid sequence MVPGLLAVPSAVARLLTAPPRLFAPAVGLVAGAAAGTARAGVRGADSAVRVARVGRNALPGPGGRWRAGARAHLALRAVEGAGGTARLARGVARTLAERPDVLVAYWDQGLARLVVTATGEEAADRVVEHAADLAERHGLVLSAADVEETTHPADPAGVRAAVAALAADGVGIGAAVTAYALRLPPSPRLATAVVTLLRENPRCRAWLRARLGDAPMDLGLACANAAVHGAGQTPTSLVLDGALRSCQVAETVARAAAFDTVHDQLCAPDRLSLPAAGAPRPPLPESPAQEYADHAFAGSLLGAAATLLVKHDGAEAAEAVLAGSPKAARYGPAAYHALLSAALARTGVLVRNPDRLRRLELAGTLVLPAGVLRTDEGEADPWAEPVLDAARRAGLRVVLVDDPALEDFTGLADQVVDARRPLDDVVYEARGDAGGVLVVARVRTAGEHDVLAGLSAADIGIALTDREGAVVWGADILALHGLPDVWRVLTAIPAARTVGRHAQTLARSGAALSGLLVAVGEARGPGGRLATLPGLRHAPVDAAAATALFSGARAALGVAAARPPHPRPRVHWHDLEAAAAQERLEHEPTAETSDLDELLALVRSAAAGVTGHPLAAPARWTYRLGRAVRGELHDPLTPVLAVGSAASAILGSVVDALLVLGALDLNALVGGFQRLRAERALSGLVAEQQRKARLVPHEAEAPAGGTRTVDAGELRPGDEIRLKTDDVVPADARLLWQEGLEVDESALTGESLPVEKQTAPTPHALVADRRCMVFEGTTVVAGQARAVVVDIGEHTEAARAVHLAARTPPAAGVQARLQELTREALPLTLGGGAAVTGLALLRGAPVREAVSGGVAVAVAAVPEGLPLVATVAQLAAARRLSQGGVLVRTPRTLEALGRMDTVCFDKTGTLTENRLRVVRTCDAEGTVRAVDDPGSAGTVRAAARACPQPDGGSEQPVHATDEAVLAAAGPDPDWTWRADLPFEAARGYAAAVGRSGDGPLVLVVKGAPETVLPACSGTPAHAAEAAQRLAGDGLRVLAVAQRRLGPDEDETDVLEQPLGELEFTGLLALSDVPRETSTALVRGLLEAGVRPVMLTGDHPQTARAVAAELGWPEDTVVVTGDELAAADRADRARMLRDAGVVARVAPEQKLQVVEALRDAGRVVGMVGDGANDAAAIRAADIGVGISARGSAAARNAADIVLTDEDLTVLIAAVGEGRALWHSVADAIAILIGGNAGEVGFGLLGTLLSGRAPLSTRQMLMVNLFTDLFPSMAVAVTEKEDGADPAQVEEPAGVLGEPLLRQIRHRALTTCLGAVTAWLIGRFTPGTPRRSSTMALCGVVGTQLVQTWLDRRESRLVQLTCLGSAVALAVVVETPGVSHAVGCTPLGPLAWAGVLAAICVALAGQRALPRLEETVRRILPR; translated from the coding sequence GTGGTGCCCGGGCTGTTGGCGGTGCCCTCGGCTGTGGCGCGGCTGCTGACTGCCCCGCCACGGCTGTTCGCGCCGGCCGTCGGACTCGTCGCCGGTGCCGCGGCCGGAACGGCGCGTGCCGGAGTGCGCGGCGCGGACAGCGCCGTACGGGTGGCGAGGGTCGGGCGCAACGCGCTGCCCGGCCCCGGTGGCCGGTGGCGGGCCGGCGCCCGTGCGCACCTCGCGCTGCGTGCAGTGGAGGGGGCGGGCGGCACGGCGCGGCTGGCGCGCGGGGTGGCCCGGACGCTGGCCGAGCGGCCGGACGTGCTCGTCGCGTACTGGGACCAGGGACTCGCCCGCCTGGTGGTGACCGCGACCGGCGAGGAGGCCGCCGACCGGGTCGTGGAACACGCCGCCGACCTGGCCGAGCGGCACGGGCTGGTGCTGTCCGCCGCGGACGTGGAGGAGACCACGCATCCGGCCGACCCGGCCGGGGTGCGCGCCGCCGTGGCCGCGCTCGCCGCCGACGGGGTGGGCATCGGCGCCGCGGTCACCGCGTACGCGCTGCGGCTGCCGCCCTCGCCCCGGCTGGCGACCGCAGTGGTGACGCTGCTGCGGGAGAACCCGCGCTGTCGTGCCTGGCTGCGGGCCCGGCTCGGTGACGCCCCCATGGACCTCGGCCTGGCCTGCGCGAACGCCGCCGTCCACGGCGCGGGACAGACCCCCACCTCCTTGGTGCTCGACGGCGCTCTGCGGAGCTGTCAGGTGGCGGAGACGGTGGCCCGCGCCGCCGCCTTCGACACGGTGCACGACCAGCTCTGCGCGCCCGACCGGCTCAGTCTCCCGGCCGCCGGCGCGCCCCGGCCGCCCCTACCGGAGTCCCCGGCCCAGGAATACGCCGACCACGCCTTCGCGGGCAGTCTGCTGGGCGCCGCGGCCACCCTGCTGGTCAAGCACGACGGCGCCGAGGCGGCGGAGGCGGTCCTCGCCGGCTCGCCGAAGGCCGCCCGGTACGGACCTGCCGCCTACCACGCGCTGCTGAGTGCCGCGCTCGCCCGTACGGGAGTGCTGGTCAGGAACCCGGACCGGCTGCGCCGGCTGGAGCTGGCCGGCACGCTCGTACTGCCCGCCGGCGTACTGCGCACCGACGAGGGAGAGGCGGACCCGTGGGCCGAACCGGTGCTGGACGCGGCCCGCCGGGCGGGCCTGAGGGTCGTGCTCGTGGACGACCCCGCCCTGGAGGACTTCACCGGCCTCGCCGACCAGGTCGTGGACGCGCGCCGACCGCTGGACGACGTGGTGTACGAGGCGCGCGGCGACGCGGGCGGGGTGCTCGTCGTGGCCCGGGTGCGCACGGCCGGCGAGCACGACGTCCTGGCCGGGCTGTCCGCCGCCGACATCGGCATCGCGCTCACCGACCGCGAGGGCGCGGTGGTCTGGGGCGCGGACATCCTGGCCCTGCACGGACTGCCCGACGTGTGGCGGGTGCTGACCGCGATTCCGGCCGCCCGCACGGTCGGCCGGCACGCCCAGACCCTGGCCCGCTCCGGCGCCGCGCTCTCCGGTCTCCTGGTGGCCGTCGGCGAGGCGCGTGGCCCCGGCGGGCGCCTCGCCACCCTGCCGGGACTGCGGCACGCCCCCGTCGACGCCGCCGCCGCGACCGCCCTGTTCTCCGGCGCCCGGGCCGCGCTCGGCGTGGCGGCGGCCCGGCCCCCGCATCCGCGTCCGCGCGTGCACTGGCACGACCTGGAGGCCGCGGCGGCCCAGGAGCGGCTGGAACACGAACCGACTGCTGAGACCAGCGACTTGGACGAGCTCCTCGCCCTCGTGCGGTCGGCCGCCGCCGGGGTCACCGGGCACCCGCTCGCCGCTCCCGCGCGCTGGACGTACCGGCTCGGCCGGGCCGTACGCGGGGAACTCCATGACCCGCTGACCCCGGTCCTCGCGGTCGGCTCGGCGGCCTCGGCGATCCTCGGCTCGGTCGTCGACGCCCTGCTCGTCCTCGGCGCCCTCGACCTGAACGCACTGGTCGGCGGCTTCCAACGGCTGCGTGCGGAACGGGCGCTGTCCGGACTGGTCGCGGAGCAGCAGCGCAAGGCGCGGCTCGTACCGCACGAGGCCGAGGCACCGGCCGGCGGCACCCGCACCGTGGACGCGGGCGAGCTGCGTCCGGGCGACGAGATCCGGCTGAAGACGGACGACGTGGTGCCCGCGGACGCGCGCCTGCTGTGGCAGGAGGGCCTGGAGGTCGACGAATCGGCCCTGACCGGCGAGTCGCTGCCGGTGGAGAAGCAGACGGCCCCGACCCCGCACGCACTCGTGGCCGACCGGCGCTGCATGGTCTTCGAGGGGACGACCGTGGTCGCGGGCCAGGCCCGGGCCGTGGTGGTCGACATCGGTGAGCACACGGAGGCCGCCCGCGCCGTGCACCTCGCCGCCCGCACACCCCCGGCCGCCGGCGTACAGGCCCGGCTGCAGGAACTCACCCGCGAGGCACTGCCGTTGACCCTGGGGGGCGGCGCCGCGGTGACCGGACTCGCGCTGCTGCGCGGTGCCCCCGTCCGGGAGGCGGTCAGCGGTGGGGTCGCGGTGGCCGTGGCGGCCGTACCGGAGGGGCTGCCGCTGGTGGCCACGGTCGCCCAGCTGGCGGCCGCCCGGCGGCTGAGCCAGGGCGGTGTCCTCGTGCGCACCCCGCGCACCCTGGAGGCGCTGGGCCGCATGGACACCGTCTGCTTCGACAAGACGGGCACCCTCACCGAGAACCGGCTGCGGGTGGTGCGTACATGCGATGCCGAGGGCACGGTCCGCGCGGTGGACGACCCCGGGTCGGCCGGCACCGTCCGGGCCGCCGCCCGCGCCTGCCCGCAACCCGACGGCGGTTCCGAGCAGCCGGTGCACGCCACCGACGAGGCCGTGCTGGCGGCGGCCGGTCCCGACCCGGACTGGACGTGGCGCGCGGACCTGCCGTTCGAGGCGGCCCGCGGATACGCCGCCGCCGTCGGCCGCAGTGGCGACGGACCGCTCGTGCTCGTGGTCAAGGGCGCCCCGGAGACCGTGCTGCCCGCCTGCTCCGGAACCCCCGCGCACGCCGCCGAGGCGGCGCAGCGCCTGGCCGGGGACGGCCTGCGGGTGCTGGCGGTGGCGCAGCGGCGGCTCGGCCCGGACGAGGATGAGACCGATGTCCTCGAACAGCCGCTGGGGGAGCTGGAGTTCACCGGTCTGCTCGCGCTGTCCGACGTACCGCGCGAGACCTCCACGGCGCTGGTCCGGGGGCTGCTTGAGGCGGGTGTACGGCCGGTCATGCTCACCGGCGACCATCCGCAGACCGCGCGGGCCGTCGCGGCCGAACTGGGCTGGCCTGAGGACACCGTGGTGGTCACCGGGGACGAACTGGCGGCCGCGGACCGGGCGGACCGGGCCCGGATGCTGCGCGACGCGGGCGTGGTGGCACGGGTGGCACCCGAGCAGAAGCTCCAGGTCGTGGAGGCGCTGCGGGACGCTGGCCGGGTCGTCGGCATGGTGGGCGACGGCGCCAACGACGCGGCCGCCATCCGCGCCGCCGACATCGGGGTCGGGATCAGCGCGCGAGGTTCGGCCGCCGCGCGCAACGCCGCCGACATCGTCCTCACCGACGAGGACCTGACGGTCCTGATCGCCGCCGTCGGCGAGGGACGGGCGCTGTGGCACAGCGTCGCCGACGCCATCGCCATCCTGATCGGCGGCAACGCGGGCGAGGTCGGCTTCGGCCTCCTCGGCACGCTGCTGTCCGGCCGGGCGCCGCTGTCCACCCGGCAGATGCTCATGGTGAACCTCTTCACCGACCTGTTTCCGTCGATGGCGGTGGCGGTCACCGAGAAGGAGGACGGCGCCGACCCGGCACAGGTGGAGGAGCCGGCCGGGGTGCTGGGCGAGCCCCTGCTGCGGCAGATCCGGCACCGGGCGCTCACCACCTGCCTGGGCGCGGTGACGGCCTGGCTGATCGGCCGGTTCACCCCCGGAACGCCTCGCCGCTCCAGCACGATGGCGCTGTGCGGGGTGGTCGGCACCCAGCTCGTGCAGACCTGGCTGGACCGGCGCGAGAGCCGTCTGGTGCAGCTGACCTGCCTGGGCTCCGCCGTGGCGCTGGCCGTGGTGGTGGAGACCCCGGGCGTCAGCCACGCCGTCGGATGCACCCCGCTCGGCCCGCTCGCCTGGGCCGGCGTCCTGGCGGCGATCTGCGTGGCGCTGGCGGGACAGCGGGCGCTGCCCCGCCTGGAGGAGACGGTACGGCGGATCCTGCCGCGGTGA
- a CDS encoding NADH:flavin oxidoreductase/NADH oxidase: MSALFEPITLREVTIPNRVWMPPMCQYSAAPEGPLTGVPHDWHFAHYAARATGGAGLIIVEATAVSPEGRISPYDLGLWNDTQVEAFRRITRFLADQGTVPGIQLAHGGRKASTDRPWKGGAPVGPEAGGWRPSAPSAVPFDERHPVPSELTMDQISGIVGEFAAAARRALDAGFEVAEIHGAHGYLINEFLSPHSNHRADAYGGSYENRTRFALDVVDAVREVWPEDKPVFFRISATDWLQDGGWTTEDTVRFARELHAHGVDLLDVSTGGNVSGVTIPAEPGYQVPFAARVKAETPLPVAAVGLITEAEQAEKILTNGEADAVLLGRELLRNPSWARHAARELGGEVRVPEQYLRSV; the protein is encoded by the coding sequence GTGAGCGCGCTCTTCGAGCCCATCACCCTGCGTGAGGTGACCATCCCGAACCGGGTGTGGATGCCCCCGATGTGCCAGTACTCGGCCGCGCCGGAGGGACCGCTCACCGGCGTCCCGCACGACTGGCACTTCGCACACTACGCGGCCCGCGCCACGGGCGGCGCCGGCCTGATCATCGTCGAGGCGACCGCCGTCTCGCCGGAGGGCCGGATCTCGCCGTACGACCTCGGTCTGTGGAACGACACCCAGGTGGAGGCCTTCCGCCGGATCACCCGCTTCCTGGCCGACCAGGGCACGGTGCCGGGCATCCAGCTCGCGCACGGCGGCCGCAAGGCCTCCACCGACCGGCCGTGGAAGGGCGGCGCACCCGTCGGACCGGAGGCGGGCGGCTGGCGGCCGAGCGCACCGAGCGCCGTACCCTTCGACGAACGGCACCCCGTGCCCAGCGAATTGACGATGGATCAGATCTCCGGGATCGTCGGCGAGTTCGCCGCCGCCGCACGCCGTGCACTCGATGCCGGCTTCGAGGTCGCCGAGATCCACGGCGCCCACGGGTACCTGATCAACGAGTTTCTGTCGCCGCACTCCAACCACCGCGCCGACGCCTACGGCGGCTCGTACGAGAACCGCACCCGCTTCGCCCTCGACGTCGTGGACGCCGTACGGGAGGTGTGGCCCGAGGACAAGCCGGTGTTCTTCCGGATCTCGGCCACCGACTGGCTCCAGGACGGCGGCTGGACCACGGAGGACACGGTCCGGTTCGCCCGCGAGCTGCACGCCCACGGGGTCGACCTGCTGGACGTCTCCACCGGCGGCAACGTCTCCGGCGTGACCATTCCGGCCGAGCCGGGCTACCAGGTGCCGTTCGCCGCCCGGGTGAAGGCCGAGACGCCGCTGCCCGTCGCCGCCGTGGGTCTGATCACGGAGGCGGAGCAGGCCGAGAAGATCCTGACGAACGGCGAGGCCGACGCCGTCCTGCTCGGCCGCGAGCTGCTGCGCAACCCCTCCTGGGCCCGGCACGCGGCCCGCGAGCTGGGCGGCGAGGTCCGGGTGCCGGAGCAGTACCTGCGCTCGGTCTGA
- a CDS encoding ArsR/SmtB family transcription factor, with protein sequence MTDIATTGRALPHPAREELRLEAVLHALSDPMRLRIVRELAADEAELTCSDFALPVTKSTSTHHFRVLRESGVIRQVYRGTAKMNVLRRDDLDDLFPGLLDSLLAAAELQTRRLGDGA encoded by the coding sequence GTGACCGACATCGCCACCACCGGTCGCGCACTGCCGCACCCGGCGCGGGAGGAGCTCCGCCTGGAGGCCGTGCTGCACGCGCTCTCCGACCCGATGCGGCTGCGTATCGTGCGCGAACTCGCCGCGGATGAAGCGGAGTTGACCTGCTCGGACTTCGCCCTGCCGGTGACCAAGTCCACGTCCACGCACCACTTCCGGGTGCTGCGCGAGAGCGGGGTCATCCGGCAGGTCTACCGGGGCACGGCCAAGATGAACGTCCTGCGCCGGGACGACCTGGACGATCTCTTCCCGGGACTGCTCGACAGCCTGCTCGCCGCAGCCGAGCTACAGACCCGCCGGCTCGGCGACGGAGCCTGA